A window of Gorilla gorilla gorilla isolate KB3781 chromosome 5, NHGRI_mGorGor1-v2.1_pri, whole genome shotgun sequence genomic DNA:
acagtgtataaacgttcccttttctccacaacctcatcagcatctgttagttttcgactttttaataatagccattctgactggtgtgggatggtcattgtggtcttgatttgcatttctctaatgatcagtgattttgagctgtttttcatatgattgttggctacATGTgtgtcttctgagaagtgtctgttcatgccccttgcccacttttttatggagTTGTTCATTTTTaccttgtacatttgtttaagtttcttatagatgctggatatcagacctttgttGGGTGCATAGTTTACagaacttttctcccattctgtatgttgtctgtccactctgctgatagtttcttttgctgtgcagaagctctttcgtttaattagatcccatttgtcaatttttgcttttgttgcaattacttttgccgatgcctatgtcctgagtagtattgcctaagttgtcttccagggtttttatagttttgggttttacatttaagtctttaatccatcttaagttaatttttgtatatggtgtacaGAAGAGTTCCAGTTTCaaccttctgcatatggctagccagttctcccagcatcatttattgaataggaaatcctttccccattgcttgttttcctcaggcttgttgaagatcagatagttgtaggtatgaggtcttctttctgggttctctattctgctccattgctctatgtgtctgttcctgtaccagtatcatgctgttctggttactgtagccctgtggtatagtttgaagtcgggtagtgtgatgcctccagctttgttctttttggttaggattgccttggctattcaggctctctctagttctgtgaagaatctcaatggTAGTTTTTAATAGGAataccattgaatctataaattgctttgggcagcacttgcttttaaagtttttattaaaaattatttgtcgtTTGTTTAATGATTAATGCTAAGGAAAGGTATCTGTATAGCCGGGTGGGGTGgtatgcccctgtagtcccagctacttggaagactgaggtggggcctgggagtttgaggccagcctgagcaacacagtgagaccccatctctaaaattaaataagtaaataaaaagatctATACAAAGAATGTTTACAATATGTACATTAGGACTGGGGAGTTCCTGGGAGGAGAATCAATCACTACCGGACATGAGGAATATCAGTCTCCAGACAGTCAGTTCTGTAAACTGATTCAGATGATTAAGAATTTCAGTCCaaatcaacaagtatttattgattacATACCATAGTCTCTGCAAAGTCTTCATGAAATAACCTCTTAGGTTTAGCTGTAGAATACTCTGGAGCTATGGAGAAGGTAGGTCTGGACATGGAGGTAATTTTGCATGTTTTTCAGTAGAAGAGCATTACAAAGCAATCTTtcctcatattattattattttattttattttttttttgagacgaagtctcactctgtcgcccaggctggagtgcagtggcacgatttcagctcactgcaagctccgtctcccaggtttacgccattctcctgcctcagcctcccgagtagctggaactacaggcgcccgctgccacgcctggctaattttgtttttgtatttttagtagagatagggtttcaccgtgttagccaggatggtcttgatctcttgacctcgtgatccgcccgcctctgcctcccaaagtgctgggattacagtcgtgagccaccacgcctggcctcctcatattattttttattgtgcagTTTATTCAAGTGAGTTATTTAAAACAACTAGTTCACACACATAGGAGTTGTTGCTGACAAAGAATTGGTGGAAATGATATTAAATAACAATTGTTTTTAGAAGTTTCCTCTGCTTCATTAATTTTATGATTGTGAGAGACCACGTGACTGGATATCAGCATACAGGACTTTGTATCAGAATATGAACTTGGCAGTCATAAGGGATTACTTACAATTCTTCataattctgtattttcatttgtaaaactcCATAAAGTTTTTTATAAGAATAAATTGTAGCACCTTATTCATATTGGAATTCAACAGTTCTTAGTTCAAGTCTCCCTTGAGAAAGCTTCACTGTGTTTTTAATGCAGATTAGCAAAGATAAGACCTTGACTGGTAGGTAAGTGGGtggaatttatttcaaatatggGGGGTCTCCAATGCTTGCACACcaaattcatttacatattgccaAAAGCCAGAGGATATTTATGATAAGTTGCAAAAATAGCTACAAATTGTTTGTAGCCCATTTTGTCAAGAAATGCAATCTATTAACCCACTTCTTGATGTGAGCTAGTACTATGACTTGCTTTGAataacagaatgtaatggaagtGATGTTGTGAATTTTAAGTTTCAGCTCAAGACACCTACTGTTTCTATCTTGCACAGGAGAGTTTTCCAGCACCTGTGATAAGCCTCAGCCCGCCTGCTGGATAATGAGCCCACATGGATGGAGACAGGCCCCATATCCCTGCCAAACCTACTGATGCTACAGAGATGTGAGGGAGCCCACCTGAGAAAAGCTGAACCTGCCCAGTACATAAAGACCACTCAGGTGGGTTGAGCACAATTTCCTGTCTTACAGAATCATGAGGAGACACTAAACAATTATTTGAAGTCATTAAGTTTTGGAGTACTTGGTTACATAGAAAAATCTGACAGATACAACagtcttcaaaaaaattttgtttttcagcaaAGTCTTAGTGCTTCTGTGGCTCACAGGCTCCCACATGCCTGGAGTGCTACAGGGAGAAGGTTAAATGAATGAGGAAAAATTGATAGGCTTTCCCAGCCCAAAGCATgatgttattatcattatcattactaATATTTGTCTTTACGTAGGAGCTACCACTTGGGAATAGTtgctatgtgtcagacactggatTGTATTTAACTTTATAATTTGCACTTATCTATCATTTCATTTTACCATATTAACTATCatctaataattttctttctgttttatagaAAATAACCTTAAGGCTCAGGTATTTTGAGTAGCTTGCCCAAGGTGCTGCAgctgaaaaaatgaaaagcagcatggaatatatatttatcttattaCAAAATCTATATTCTTTTCACTTTGCTACTCTAGACTCTGTTATTATTGTGAAGCACCTTTAACTACTGCAAGACAGAAGTCTTGGCCTTCAGAGTAAAACTTCACCAGTGCATAAAGTCAGActaaaacaatttgaaaatatacagagtCTTAGAGAATGTTATAACTGTTTATTAGAACTAACATAAGTTCTACCTAATTTCTTAGAGGGCTCTTAATGATGTCAATTATAATGGCACATCCCATTGCTATTTTAGTTATGGAATCAATGGCATGTCAAtaagtgctttctgagaaaattGTTGGACAAAGTACTATTTTGAACTCCAAATTTTATTCCCACTATTTATTTATGAAGAGGACCTTTTCTCTTTCTACTAGACAAAGGTAACAAATTAGCTTTTGTTAAAATGGTATACTGTTCTTCTGAGTTTCATTTACTTATTACTTTAACTTACATTAAAATTATGACCTGAAGACAGAAGCAGCTGGAACAAGGTTCTCTGTGTTATGGCCGGatgaagcaggaggaggagagagacaaaACTAGGTTGAAGATAGAAATGGTGTCTatcgggccaggcgcagtggctcacacctgtaatcccagcactttgggaggccgaggcaggcagatcacgaggtcaggagattgagaccatcctggctaacacggtgaaacgccatctctactaaaaatacaaaaaattacccgggcgtggtggcaggcgcctgttgtcccagctacttgcagcgagccgagatcacgccactgcactccagcctgggagacagagcaagactgtctcaaaaaaaaaaagaaaaagaaaaaaagaaaagaaatggcgtCTATTGTCTCTTCAATGACTTTGCCTTGCTTGGACTTTCCCTTCACCCCAAAGGATGTGAGATCTGAAATGGCACCCTCAACTTCCCATCCAAGATGTAATTCTAATCCTACATTTAACACCCTAATTTCTTAACTGGAGTTGAGTTATTTAAACTGTAATTTTAATAGGTGAAATTCTGGACTACCATCCCAAAACATTTTGTTCATTTGCCAAAGTCCTAAGGAATTTCCATGAGATACAAAGCAGGTAAGTCTGGATacaggaaaaaagataaaaacatgttATTTGCTACACAGCAAAAAGGATATTGAGTGGCAAAGGGAGCACATCTCAAAGGGGACCTCAAAAACCCTCTTCATTCACAATGGCTAGAAAGAATAAAGCCACCTATAGGGTCAAATATCTCTCCTAATCATGTTAAGGCACTGGATTCTGAATTCGCACAGAAGGAGACTCTCACCCATCACTCCTCACAAGGACTCATGGCTTGCCCCATAGCATCACATCTGTGCTACTTACCAGCTGCGTGACCCTGGGAAAAGTCCTTCAACTCTCTGGGCTTTAATGTCCTCCTTGGAAAATGAGGATGATATTAAAATATGACATGTATATGTAAAGAGTCCTAGGAATTTTTCATTCCAAGTGCAGTGTATGTACATTCCTCACAACTGCCTAATGAGGTACCTCAATGCCTCCAGCCAAAGACCAGCAAGAGCATACAAGCAATGAACAAGTCGGCTTTATTGTTCATTGCAATGATGGATAAAACTCACCATGAGAATCATGCAGCCCCTCAGTAAGAGATTGTTGGAACCAAAGAAGTAGAACCAGGAGAATAAATACATTAAGAGAATGATACaaggaattaatttttgcatctgtggGGGTGGGCTAGGCAAGTCAGAAATCCACTGGGTGGTAGTTGTCAGGAAGGGCAGGCTGGAACTCTCAGCACAGGCTGACACACTGTCCAGAGTGGAATTTCTGTTTCCTCAGAGAAACTTCAACTCTGCTCTTAAGGCTTTTCAACAGTGTAGATTAAGCTCACCCAGTTTTTCTAGGATAAAttcttaaagtcaactgattatgaATTTCAATGACATCTACAAAATGTCTTCACATCAACATCTAGATTATTAGTGTTTGATTTGATAACTGGGGATCACAGTctagctgacacataaaattaacctttAATCAATTGTAGGGTTTGTGCTTGTTTTAGGTGATTTTGGGGAGGATTTAAGAAAGAGGGATTTTGCTTTTAATTGGATTCTGATAGAAAGTGGAGGGTTGGGGTGGCAACGTTATGATTGGATAGCTTCATAAATCCTACATAGAGGGACAGAAGACTATCCTGAGGCTACAGGTGTTGTTGGTAAAGAAGCAGTAATCACTCCCAAGATAGAGATGTGCCTGATTATTTTTGTGGTTTGGACAATATTCATGTTTTGTCTGGGTTCAGACATGATGACTGAGCATTCTGGTATTCTGTCTCAGAATCCACTGAGCACAGAATCCACTGCGCTCAGAGAGTAACTGTCTGATTCTGATGTTCTGTGAAATCCTTTATCTTCAACAGGAGAACCAAAACCACCTGGGAGTGCCAGCCTAGCTCCTAGCAACCCCAAGGCTTTGTTAATTGCATCCAGGTAGCTCTCAGGTGTCAGGACATTTTTTTGtttcaccttttttttgtttttttttacagtcTCTGCCAGTAGGAGGTAAAACATAGTGCCGAGAATCTCAGAAGGCCATTTATCAGGGACAGAGTGATTCTAAATAGAACTTCCATTAACTTATGGTTTCTATCACATACAGAAAATAGatgtatctgaaaaaaaataatgtttcattctAATGACTAACTTTAGCTCAATCTCTAGTCCCTtgcaaatatttggaattttaatGTGGTAGGATAACAAGTTTTAAAAGATCTGGTactctaagaaaagaaaaccatttttctaaGTCAATGCAATTCTCCTTATTCTACCCTCAATTTTTAACTTgacattcttaatttttaaaaaaaattcttagagtAATTGAGCCAGCCAAGTTTTAAATGTAATCAATGTCCCTAAATTTCCTTTAAACACATTCAAGAAGCACCAAAACACAGAACGTAAAGATTACTCAACGCAAAGAAAAACTGTATAAAATCTCATACAGTTACTATAGACAGCACCATCTGACATTATAACCTCTTTttattgccctggccaaaacCACCTGGATCTTTTGAGAGCCTGAGAATAACTTATCAAACTGGATTTATACAAGTAGAAAAGGCAAAGGTATTGATCGGCTACCACCAGCAGAGATCTCTAGGTAGGTGGGGGTCAACTTAACATTTGGAGAATTCCATATGCactatggaagcaaaaaagaaaaagcagctaACCCACATACAGAAGCCagagaaaggggaggggatggggactGCCAGGGAGGGAAATCGACTCAGGGAAAAATTCCTGGAGGTTATAACCCAGAAAATCCTGAAGGATGCCATATAATTAATGACCTCATCTATCCATGAGGTTGCTCAGAAATGCCCACccctggccaggcgctgtggctcatgcctgtaatccgagcactttgggaggccgagacgggcagatcacgaattcaggagttcgagaccagcctggccaacatagtgaaactctgtctctactaaaaatacaaaaattagccgggcatggtggcaggcgcctgcagtcccagctactcgggagggtgaggcaggagaatcgcttgaacctgggaggcagaggttgcagtgagccgagaccacgccattgcacctcagcctgggtgacagagtgagactacatctcaaaaaaaaaaaaaaaagaaaagaaatgcccaTCCCTCTTGCCACTAGCAGACATGCACACACCAGAGAAGATTTCAATTTAGTGTCCTCCCTCTGTTCATAGAACAATTCCTCAAGTCCACTCTGAGTGGAGGCTGCGTCACAACCAGGGGatttccctgtctccttccaGGGCTCTTAATACAAACTCTTCAACTAGTAACTGAGGTGTCATCATAGGGGAGTTTTCTAATTAGCCAAAACCTGACCTGGCAGGGTTTGGTTTGGGTATCTTCAGATTTCCTTGTCTCGAGATCCTCACAATTGCTCTACAACTCAGAGCAGCAACTGCTAAGGCTGCCTTGGGAAGAGGATGATCCTAAACAAAGCTCTGCTACTgggggccctcgccctgaccacCGTGATGAGCCCCTGTGGAGGTGAAGACATTGTGGGTGAGTGCATGAGTGAGGGATGTTCTCTGGAGCTGGAAGAGAGGAAattgaaggaaaagagaaaaagcgaTTTGCAGAGAAACTGTAGAGATTTCCTAAGGACCCTTTCAGTATtaagagaattaaaaattatAGCTGTTCCTCCTTCAGGAAACCAGAGCCCCAACCTACTCTTTTTGTTATGTATGCTTTTGTGTTCACTAAGGATGCTATTCTGTTTATATTATATTCAGTGACTACAGCCTGGAGGTCTCTATGTCGTTCCATCATGATTGCCTCAAAAATTAGTGAGGTTTCCATCAGtggataatattttattattaaaaatttatgaaGTGTCATTCTCAAATTTCCCTGAACAACTTTTGAAGCTTTTCAGATGTCTCCGGTGATAGATCTTGGGGTCATTCCATCAGTTATGTACTCTATAGATATTTAAAAAGTTGCCCGTTTCTTTCTCTCAGACTtactcacatttccacatgggAACTGGCACAGGTGGGGAGTGGGTAAAGGAGTCCAGCAGGCTGAATGCCTTCAACAATCATTTTACCGCATGGTCCTCACTTACTCTCAGCTGCCTCATATGTGTCACCTCACAAGTAATCAAATAAAATGGGCATGTGGCTAAGCTTTGTAAATAGTGAAAACAtgaatgtcaatttttttttacatatttctatTACAGGTATAgcttcacatttcttttctttagcaaAATAAgggatcattttattttaaaattgagaagtagaaaaaattggtaaaataaatcattttattctcAAATTATCAACCCAAATTACCTGTTCTTCACCTCATCTAATAAAGTCctataaaaagaaaagtgggccagacatggtggctcatgcctgtaatcccagcactttgggaagccgaggcaggaggatcatttgagcccgggagcttgagaccagcctgggcaacatagcaagacctcatctcgacaaaaaagaaaaataaaaattagccaggcatggtggtgtgtgcctgtggtgccagctactcagaaggctgccGTGGGAAgaccgcttgagtccaggaggcggaagctgcagtgagccatgatggcaccactacactccagccagggcaacagagagagacgctgtctcaaaaagaaagaggaaagaaagcgaggaaggaaggaaggaaggaaaagaaaagaaaaggggagggaggaaggaaggaaaaaagaaagacagaaagaaagaggaaggaaggaaggaagaaaggaaggaagcacaGATTAATTATTTGGTCTCTTACTCTCCTCTGCCTTTGTCGTCCATCTCTTTCCACCTCTCTTGATGcattcctttctccctcttccctttcaGGATCCATCTCTGGCTCCCTGCTCCTTTATAGAGATGGACAGTGGGTTtgtaaaacaaaagttgaaaagtCAAGATAGTTAAAAGGGGAAGTGAACTGGAAGGTACTTTAAACTTTCACAACTTTATTAACCGTGGCTGCTCCCATTATGATTTTGTTCGGCAGTGGAAGTTTCACCTGCTTCTCCAGAGCACTTGGCATCTTTGTTCCAAATTTCCTTTCTTCAACCTCACACCAGAGTGCCCTGGTCAGGCTCGGCTCATCCATTAGGCACTACGTGGGCAGTGCAGGGGACCCTCCATACTGTAAAGCCACATGAGAAGGTTTTAActccttttaaaattagaaaaataatggaatattagagcctaagaaaatgttttaacttttaattcaGCCTAGATTATATTGTCTTTATACCAATtcagtcataaaatataattttccatatttttatggAGGAAGGGGCCCATACAAGCAAGAATGCTCGGGGCTCACATGTCAGAATGCAGCCTTGGTCATGACTGATCCTGGCCTTTGTATGGTTCTGCTACCTGTGTGCCTGTCTGTCTTCCCCAAAATCTATGTGGTCCTCGAGTATAGCAACTGTCATTCAATACACATGTTTGAGCACACAGTGAGCTAAGTTTTAAGGATTCAAAGATGAAAAGTCATGCTGTCTTCCCTGCAGAGGGTGCTCAGATTAGTGATGGAAACAGTATGGGGTGCAGGAAAGCAGAAGGCCATTGCTGAGCAGGGCAGTGGACCCAGCAGAGGCTGAAACAATACAAGTGACTTGGTTCCAGGTGGGCCAGCAGGGTGACATCCTCTAGCAAAATTTGGCACCCAAGACAAgtaccagaagaaaagaaagactgcATGTATTCCACATATATTCATGTTTGAACAAGGAGTCAAGATATATGGCAAGGATAAGGAGGCTTTGTTGGTGACCTGTTAAGACCAACCAGGGCAGTCATGCTGGATAGGGAAGAAGGTGAGCTGGAAGAGGAACAGACAAACTTGGACAGCCAGATGTTGAGATGGAGGGGTTGGAGGTCATAATGTGGTCAAAAACATGTTGATGAGAGGACTCAGCTACAAAGTTGTTAACTTAAGCAGAAACCTCAAGGATGGATTTTAGAATTTCTCCAGGAAGTCCTAAAAGATAATTCCATTTCAGGGAGAAAAACAACAGACCACTGCAAAGACCGGGGAACATGAAAGGATAATGTAGTTTGGCTTGCTTGGCAGATACTTTTGAAGGATGTTGGACTGTAAGGCTGTCGATATACTCCTCACAGAACTTACTACAGTACATTGTATCTGTTCCCTTACCTACCTGACTCTTCCACTATTCAGTTTGTTCCTTAATGGTAGACCATGCCTGATTGGTGTTTTACACATCTCCGGCTATGTCTGACACTTGTGGATGCTCAGaaagtggggaaggaaggaaagatacgATGGTAAAAGGCTTACACATGTCTTGACAAGAAAGTCCAGTTCGGCTTATTTGGCTGGAGTCGTACTGCATGGCTGCCATTCTGCTCTGGCATCCTCAGACAAGCACACTGCCCATTAGAGGAAAAAGTGTGAATATAAGTGTTGAATCAGAATGCTGTAGACATTTAGTAACCtccttcacaggaaaaaaaaaaaaaaaaggtggggggaatGACAGAAATCCAAAAACTAGTAGAGCTTCCACTTTTCATTTCAGAAGAAATCAGTTGCTCTCCTCTAAGGACCATTACTATTAACAAAACAGAGACCTTAGAAGGAGgcattgtttatttattatatattttgtaatgttATTACCAATCTTGTTATACTCTTTCTTATACCCTACAATTGTtagcagaaattattttaaattaataagatCCTGCgtgcttttcctttaaaaaaaaaaaagaaagaaagaaagatctctGTGTAGAGTGTCCTATTCTGAGCCAGTCCTGAGAGGAAAGGAACTATAATCAATTTGTTATTAACCGATGAAAGAATTAAGTGAAAGATAAATCTCAGGAAGCAGAGGGAAGTAAACCTAATCTCTGACTAAGAAAGCTAAATACTATGataactcattcattccttcttttgTTCAATTACATTATTTAATCATAAGTCCATGACGTGCCAGGCACTCAGGAAATAGTAAAAATTGGACGTGCAATATTCTGCCCTGGTGTAGCGCACACTAGAGTGGGAAAGAAAGTGCACTTTTAACTGGACAACTACCAACATGAAGAGGGGAGGAAGCAGGGGCTGGAAATGTCCACAGACTGTGCCAAAAAATGAAGCCCATAATATTTGAAAGTCAGTTTCTTCCATCATTTTGTGTATTAAGGTTCTTTCTTCCCCTGTTCTCCGCCTTCCTGCTTGTCATCTTCACTCATCAGCTGACCACGTTGCCTCTTGTGGTGTAAACTTGTACCAGTCTTACGGTCCCTCTGGCCAGTTCACCCATGAATTTGATGGAGATGAGCAGTTCTACGTGGACCTGGAGAGGAAGGAGACTGCCTGGCGGTGGCCTGAGTTCAGCAAATTTGGAGGTTTTGACCCACAGGGTGCACTGAGAAACATGGCTGTGGCAAAACACAACTTGAACATCATGATTAAACGCTACAACTCTACCGCTGCTACCAATGGTATGTGTTCACCATTCTGCCTCTCTTTACTTAAGCTATCCCTTCATACCAGGgttcattattttcttcccaaGAGATCCCCAGATCTTCTTATGGCAATTGCTGAAATTTTATCATCTCCCATTTCTAAAATCACATATTCCCATGTAATACAAGGGTCTTTCCATTATGCATTCAGCAAATCCTTCTAGGAGAGGTCTCATCAACCTCCTACTTTATTAAACATGCCCACAGAGAGAAGGGCACAGGAATAAAGCAGAGGCAATGTGTCGTTGCTCCCAAGCAGAAGGTAAATAAGACCTCTTTGACTATCAGGTGGTGAAATGCTGGTAGGAGGGCTCTTCCAGGATGTAATGCAGAACTTCAGGGCAGAGCTATTCACGCTTCACACCAGTGCTGTTTCCTCACCACAGAGGTTCCTGAGGTCACAGTGTTTTCCAAGTCTCCCGTGACACTGGGTCAGCCCAACACCCTCATCTGTCTTGTGGACAACATCTTTCCTCCTGTGGTCAACATCACATGGCTGAGCAATGGGCACTCAGTCACAGAAGGTGTTTCTGAGACCAGCTTCCTCTCCAAGAGTGATCATTCTTTCTTCAAGATCAGTTACCTCACCTTCCTCCCTTCTGCTGATGAGATTTATGACTGCAAGGTGGAGCACTGGGGCCTGGACGAGCCTCTTCTGAAACACTGGGGTAAGGATGAGTTTCATCATTTTTTGATTC
This region includes:
- the LOC101133995 gene encoding HLA class II histocompatibility antigen, DQ alpha 2 chain, whose protein sequence is MILNKALLLGALALTTVMSPCGGEDIVADHVASCGVNLYQSYGPSGQFTHEFDGDEQFYVDLERKETAWRWPEFSKFGGFDPQGALRNMAVAKHNLNIMIKRYNSTAATNEVPEVTVFSKSPVTLGQPNTLICLVDNIFPPVVNITWLSNGHSVTEGVSETSFLSKSDHSFFKISYLTFLPSADEIYDCKVEHWGLDEPLLKHWEPEIPAPMSELTETVVCALGLSVGLAGIVVGTVFIIQGLRSVGASRHQGPL